In Quercus robur chromosome 11, dhQueRobu3.1, whole genome shotgun sequence, the following proteins share a genomic window:
- the LOC126704693 gene encoding polygalacturonase 1 beta-like protein 3, whose product MKRDFVSRNERAQMDPNSRLDTCVDDKTASAGVVTGVTGNSHTKPVFLLSKASPLSAVESASFSKLATTHNYSALSSRFSAFCASANLLCFPDSSLLTHTDVADCSFSYSCSFKYNFDKRSHTTGIFFRESMLKKGTVMPMPDIQDKLPERSFLPRSISSKLPFSTSKISELKRIFHAGDNSTMETMIVETLSDCEKTPSLGETKRCVGSAEDMIDFAISVLGRRNVAVRTTKNVNGSKQSIMIGSVKGINGGRVMQQSMTCHQRLFPYLVYTCHSVPKVRIYEADILDPNSKAKINDGVAICHMNTSSWNPNHEAFLELGSSPGRIEVCHWIFENDLTWTVAD is encoded by the exons atgaagcgTGACTTCGTCAGTCGAAATGAACGTGCCCAGATGGATCCAAATTCTCGCCTGGATACCTGTGTAGATGACAAGACTGCTTCTGCAGgggtggtcaccggtgtg ACCGGAAACAGCCACACCAAGCCAGTGTTTCTCCTATCCAAAGCGTCCCCACTAAGCGCAGTTGAGTCAGCTAGTTTCTCCAAACTCGCCACCACCCACAACTACAGCGCTCTCTCCTCTCGCTTCTCAGCCTTTTGTGCGTCCGCCAACCTCCTCTGCTTCCCTGATTCTTCATTACTGACTCACACAGACGTCGCTGACTGTAGTTTCAGTTACAGCTGTAGTTTCAAGTACAACTTCGACAAGAGATCCCATACCACCGGTATATTCTTTCGGGAGTCGATGTTAAAGAAAGGGACGGTGATGCCAATGCCGGACATTCAAGATAAATTGCCAGAAAGGTCCTTTTTGCCGCGGTCCATTTCGTCCAAACTGCCGTTTTCTACGTCCAAAATCTCTGAGCTGAAGCGGATTTTTCATGCTGGTGATAATTCCACCATGGAAACTATGATAGTTGAGACCTTAAGTGATTGCGAGAAAACTCCTAGCCTAGGCGAGACCAAGCGGTGCGTGGGCTCAGCTGAGGACATGATCGACTTTGCAATCTCGGTCTTGGGTCGTCGAAACGTTGCCGTTCGAACAACCAAGAATGTAAACGGTTCAAAGCAGAGTATAATGATCGGGTCTGTCAAAGGAATCAACGGTGGGAGAGTCATGCAGCAATCAATGACTTGTCATCAGAGGTTGTTTCCGTACCTAGTATATACCTGCCATTCAGTTCCAAAGGTTCGAATCTACGAAGCGGATATACTGGATCCGAATTCGAAGGCTAAGATCAATGATGGTGTTGCCATTTGTCACATGAACACCTCGAGTTGGAACCCGAATCATGAAGCTTTCTTGGAGCTAGGGTCAAGTCCGGGTAGGATCGAGGTTTGCCATTGGATTTTTGAGAATGATCTGACTTGGACAGTTGCTGACTAA
- the LOC126704694 gene encoding uncharacterized protein LOC126704694 gives MRKEMDELRNAIKEKTDRSIDSMVRAMDSPFTIAVLECPVPSKFRLPQLEQFDGLNDPQDHLNTFKTMLGLQQPPDEILCCSFPTTLKGAAREWFTKLPTSSIDNFEQLSNAFLRHFIGGQRPKRPTDHLLSIRQGEKETLRSYVKRFTPETLEVDEADDKVQLTTFKAGLRSRDLVASLAKNPPKTMAEMLLKAQKYMNAENALAAIRDVEKPREKGRKDDKRRGQKRERPDRRNNDRNRRKEDKGPRTVKFTPLVIPVDKILMQIKDEHYLKWLRPLHSSPNVRDKNKYCRFHQDHGHNTKDCRDLKEQIEELIRKGKLQKYVKKGGYSKFKDGNKSQYKSSSRSGDRPFQPPQDVIGEIKTITGGPFTRGSFKSLKKACQRQVNSVHMIPPFKQKWTDQDMSFNEVDARGVKQPHNDSLVIMLTIEGFNTKRILVDNSSSADIIYLSAFQQLKLDLRRLRLFDSPLVSFSGDKVYPKGIVMLTITVGTYPMQLTHQLDFLVVDCPSSYNVIIRRPTLNKWKAATSTYYLKVKFPTDNGIGEVKGDQVLARECYQAILAAKENHTWMIEEKEEDKMEALETVELAEGEATKTTKIGTTLSPEMRTRLIQFLKENLDVFA, from the coding sequence atgaggaaggagatggacgagTTGAGGAATGCCATCAAGGAAAAAACGGACCGGAGCATAGATAGTATGGTAAGGGCCATGGATTCACCTTTCACTATAGCAGTCCTCGAATGCCCAGTGCCGTCAAAATTTCGTCTACCTCAACTTGAGCAGTTCGACGGGCTCAATGACCCTCAGGATCACCTTAATACCTTCAAAACGATGCTAGGCCTTCAACAGCCCCCTGATGAGATACTGTGTTGTTCCTTTCCCACCACTCTCAAGGGAGCTGCAAGGGAATGGTTCACAAAGTTGCCAACATCGTCCATCGACAACTTCGAGCAGTTGAGCAACGCCTTCTTGCGTCACTTTATTGGGGGGCAGCGTCCTAAGAGACCAACGGACCACTTACTCTCCATTAGGCAGGGAGAAAAGGAAACCCTGAGGTCATACGTGAAACGCTTTACTCCGGAGACCTTGGAGGTagacgaagctgatgacaaaGTACAACTGACGACCTTCAAAGCGGGACTGAGATCCAGAGATCTCGTGGCTTCACTCGCGAAGAATCCTCCAAAGACGATGGCAGAGATGCTCCTAAAagcacagaagtacatgaatgctgaaaACGCTTTAGCAGCCATAAGGGATGTAGAGAAGCCTAGAGAAAAAGGAAGGAAGGATGACAAGCGTAGGGGACAAAAGAGGGAGCGTCCAGATCGTCGGAACAATGACAGGAacagaagaaaagaagataaaggtCCTCGGACGGTAAAATTTACCCCTCTAGTTATtcctgttgacaaaattttaatgcAAATTAAGGATGAGCACTACCTCAAATGGCTGAGACCATTACACTCATCCCCTAACGTCCGTGATAAGAATAAGTACTGTCGATTTCACCAAGATCATGGCCACAACACAAAAGATTGTAGGGACCTAAAGGAGCAAATAGAAGAGTTGATACGGAAAGGAAAACTAcaaaaatatgtgaagaagggGGGATATAGTAAGTTCAAAGACGGCAATAAAAGCCAGTATAAGTCCTCTTCCAGGAGTGGCGATCGTCCGTTCCAACCTCCACAGGAtgtgatcggggagataaagaCGATTACAGGAGGACCCTTCACAAGAGGGTCATTCAAATCCCTCAAGAAAGCATGCCAAAGACAGGTGAATAGTGTCCACATGATACCTCCGTTTAAGCAGAAATGGACGGACCAGGATATGTCCTTCAATGAAGTGGATGCCAGGGGAGTGAAGCAGCCTCACAATGACTCTTTGGTTATAATGCTGACTATAGAAGGATTCAACACCAAAAGGATCCTCGTGGACAACAGTAGCTCTGCAGACATTATCTACCTCTCTGCTTTCCAGCAGCTGAAGCTAGATCTAAGGAGACTGCGCTTATTTGACTCCCCCCTtgtcagtttcagtggagacaaGGTATATCCCAAGGGCATAGTGATGTTAACAATAACGGTGGGGACCTACCCGATGCAGTTGACCCATCAATTGGACTTCCTAGTGGTAGATTGCCCCTCATCTTACAATGTAATCATTAGGAGGCCCACGCTCAACAAATGGAAAGCAGCCACGTCCACCTATTACCTGaaggtaaaattcccaacagaTAACGGTATCGGTGAAGTAAAAGGAGATCAAGTCTTAGCCAGAGAGTGTTACCAGGCCATCTTGGCTGCAAAGGAGAACCACACATGGATGattgaagagaaggaagaagataaaATGGAAGCCCTGGAAACAGTGGAATTGGCCGAAGGAGAGGCAACCAAGACGACAAAGATAGGGACGACGCTAAGCCCTGAGATGAGAACAAGGCTCATCCAGTTCCTTAAAGAAAACCTAGATGTCTTTGCATGA